A window from Solanum stenotomum isolate F172 chromosome 5, ASM1918654v1, whole genome shotgun sequence encodes these proteins:
- the LOC125863715 gene encoding uncharacterized protein LOC125863715: MRCIQGSLPWKSKVNVVTEVRDLKVLTMDDLIGNLQAYELNRQQGSTMKERKKKKSVALKMSLDDGSKEEDDMAYLTRRFQKIIKKHGVFQKKGFTSRVANANDLCHKCGKPGHFMRDYRSQKQETQDSKPRRRDQVPDYAKRQAHADQVVKKAFAV; the protein is encoded by the coding sequence ATGAGATGCATACAAGGTTCACTTCCATGGAAGAGCAAAGTGAATGTTGTCACTGAAGTAAGAGATCTGAAGGTACTCACCATGGATGATTTAATTGGAAACCTTCAAGCCTACGAGTTGAACAGGCAACAGGGGTCAACTATgaaggaaagaaagaagaagaaatcagtagcTTTGAAGATGTCTTTGGATGATGGGTCAAAAGAGGAGGATGACATGGCATACCTTACTAGAAGGTTCCAGAAGATAATCAAGAAGCATGGAGTGTTCCAGAAGAAAGGGTTTACCAGCAGAGTAGCAAATGCAAATGATCTTTGCCACAAATGTGGGAAGCCTGGACATTTCATGAGGGATTATCGAAGCCAGAAGCAGGAAACTCAGGACTCCAAACCTCGTAGAAGAGACCAGGTCCCAGACTATGCTAAAAGACAGGCTCACGCTGATCAAGTAGTGAAGAAAGCCTTTGCAGTCTGA